One region of Fervidicoccaceae archaeon genomic DNA includes:
- a CDS encoding DEAD/DEAH box helicase: MAGLTDARRRILIKGWLSEEVFRELLKFSDYGGTSSDGSKIFFVNMEKARKNGLSEDYVKNRLEELEKSGKILSNATDAESKEQQVMSAYLLLSGNRILLRSNFFLKGILGNLSGFITYDRDLKAYIIPPGKYFELLETLNSKGVKIDDRTSIMKSIPLNFEVELRAELRDYQIEAISKWLENGKRGIVALPTGSGKTIIGIAAIAKARERTLIITYTKEQLNQWIEMIMKYTNIPSSMIAPFYSEEKRLAPITVSTYQTAFRYIDQLSFRYSFLIVDEVHHLPADKFREIALGMYSPVRMGLSATVIREDGRHVDLFPLMGGIVYYKTPQEMVDKGYLAPYETFIIKVRLTDEERARYERLKESYKNITKGIPFKEVLARAQKGNPLMARALKIHNEMLQIYQKAKEKEKTVMNLVKKELEAGSKILVFTQYVDQAEELGKLLGAGVLTGETDPKQRRKILEEFKASEKGVLVLTTVGDEGLDIPDVNVGIIVAGTGSRRQFVQRLGRLLRPSPGKIAKLYEIVTTGTAEEAQMKKRKKLSLDFFGTGSSNNGDIQKRK; this comes from the coding sequence ATGGCTGGGCTGACTGATGCTCGGCGAAGGATCCTCATAAAAGGTTGGCTGAGCGAAGAGGTATTCAGAGAACTTCTCAAGTTCAGTGATTATGGAGGAACAAGTTCAGATGGCTCGAAAATTTTCTTTGTAAATATGGAGAAAGCAAGGAAAAATGGGTTAAGCGAGGACTATGTGAAGAACAGACTAGAAGAGCTCGAGAAGAGTGGGAAGATACTCTCAAACGCAACGGATGCTGAATCGAAAGAACAGCAGGTAATGAGCGCATACCTTCTTCTAAGTGGGAATCGTATTCTACTGAGATCGAACTTCTTTCTCAAGGGGATTCTGGGTAACCTCTCAGGGTTCATCACATATGATAGGGATCTTAAGGCATACATCATTCCTCCTGGAAAATATTTCGAGCTGCTGGAGACGCTGAATTCCAAGGGAGTAAAGATAGACGATAGAACGAGTATAATGAAAAGCATCCCACTCAATTTTGAAGTAGAGCTTAGAGCTGAGCTGAGAGACTATCAAATTGAAGCAATTTCAAAGTGGTTGGAAAATGGAAAAAGGGGAATCGTTGCATTGCCGACAGGTTCAGGCAAGACTATCATAGGGATAGCGGCTATAGCGAAAGCCAGAGAGAGGACCCTCATAATAACTTATACTAAAGAGCAGTTGAATCAATGGATCGAAATGATTATGAAGTATACGAATATACCCAGCAGCATGATAGCTCCATTCTATAGCGAAGAAAAAAGGCTAGCTCCCATAACGGTATCCACATATCAGACAGCCTTCAGATATATAGATCAACTATCCTTCCGCTACAGCTTTCTCATAGTAGATGAAGTTCACCATCTTCCGGCAGATAAGTTCAGAGAAATAGCTCTGGGAATGTATTCCCCTGTGAGAATGGGTTTGAGTGCAACAGTCATAAGAGAGGATGGTAGGCACGTCGATCTCTTCCCACTTATGGGAGGGATCGTTTATTACAAAACCCCCCAGGAAATGGTAGACAAAGGGTATTTAGCTCCATACGAGACCTTCATTATCAAAGTGAGATTGACTGATGAGGAAAGAGCAAGATATGAGAGGCTCAAGGAGTCATATAAGAATATAACAAAGGGAATTCCATTCAAGGAAGTTCTGGCGAGGGCTCAGAAGGGCAATCCTCTGATGGCTAGAGCTCTGAAAATTCATAATGAGATGCTACAAATCTATCAAAAGGCAAAGGAAAAGGAAAAGACTGTTATGAACTTAGTTAAGAAGGAGCTGGAAGCAGGATCTAAGATTCTAGTCTTCACGCAATACGTTGATCAGGCTGAGGAGCTAGGAAAGCTCCTTGGGGCAGGTGTTCTCACTGGCGAGACTGATCCCAAACAAAGAAGAAAAATCCTGGAGGAGTTCAAGGCATCAGAAAAGGGTGTGCTTGTCCTCACAACCGTTGGTGATGAGGGCTTAGACATTCCTGATGTGAACGTTGGGATTATTGTGGCTGGGACTGGAAGCAGGAGGCAATTCGTTCAGAGGCTCGGTAGGCTTCTCAGGCCAAGTCCTGGAAAAATTGCAAAGCTCTACGAAATAGTTACCACGGGAACAGCAGAGGAAGCTCAGATGAAGAAGCGAAAGAAACTCAGCCTGGACTTCTTCGGAACAGGAAGCTCCAATAATGGGGACATTCAGAAGAGAAAATAA
- a CDS encoding P-loop NTPase codes for MGTNYAEMMRKEAEMKIKALRKTAEIPIKIVVLSGKGGVGKSVTTANLALAFSRIGYRGKVSILDGDIHGPSIPIYLGMDSLQLGVDGETIIPAEGPMGVKVVSASYFLSKPDLPIIWRGPLKMKFIRDMLASVAWGNTEILLIDTPPGTGDEIQSVTEYVSKMSGAVVVTSPSDASINVVRRAVTFLRIKKIPLLGIVENFSYIKCPSGEERRIMGEGGKKVEELLGGKIIAEVPYDPLLASPLTDIGNPYELEDLGGNRAAEAFLLAAESILNQVRGGQK; via the coding sequence TTGGGGACAAACTATGCTGAAATGATGAGAAAGGAAGCTGAGATGAAGATAAAGGCCCTCAGAAAAACTGCGGAAATCCCCATAAAGATTGTTGTTCTAAGTGGAAAGGGGGGTGTTGGAAAGAGCGTTACAACAGCAAATCTAGCTCTTGCTTTTTCAAGGATTGGATATAGAGGAAAAGTATCCATATTGGATGGTGATATACACGGTCCAAGCATCCCGATATATCTTGGCATGGATTCTCTCCAGTTAGGTGTCGATGGTGAGACAATTATTCCAGCTGAGGGACCTATGGGAGTTAAAGTTGTAAGTGCTAGCTATTTCCTATCAAAGCCGGATCTCCCAATTATATGGAGAGGCCCCCTCAAGATGAAGTTCATAAGGGATATGCTAGCCTCGGTTGCATGGGGTAATACGGAAATACTGCTCATAGATACTCCACCTGGAACTGGAGATGAAATTCAGAGCGTGACTGAATATGTCAGCAAAATGAGCGGGGCTGTAGTTGTAACGTCTCCCTCAGATGCCTCAATCAATGTTGTGAGGAGGGCAGTTACTTTTCTCAGGATAAAGAAGATACCACTTCTTGGGATAGTGGAGAATTTTAGCTATATAAAGTGTCCAAGTGGAGAGGAAAGAAGAATAATGGGAGAGGGAGGGAAAAAAGTGGAAGAGCTGCTTGGAGGAAAAATAATAGCAGAAGTTCCCTATGACCCTCTTCTAGCATCCCCATTAACGGATATAGGGAATCCATATGAGCTGGAAGACCTTGGTGGAAACAGAGCCGCAGAAGCGTTTCTCCTAGCAGCAGAAAGCATATTGAATCAAGTGAGAGGTGGTCAGAAATAA
- a CDS encoding DNA topoisomerase IV subunit A, with amino-acid sequence MTNEAFQDKADLRARQESMKVIREIFAKLVEQIKRGEEPSLVIKKRTLSNTIYDARRKLLLLGNQKLVRRLFDESEARTFMQTVLMAKIIYESLKNNEYPTIRDLYYRGKHTLPYVSPRDKFKNTWEEQKESDAVLRDVEVLTNKLREEMLILSKEKGKVVGDMRLRSGNDTIDLSKMGHGAYAIESTPDLIDFVDLNAEYVLVVEKDAVFQQLHRYGFWKKNKVILVTSAGQPDRATRRFVRRLNEELKLPVYILADSDPYGFYIYSVFKIGSITLSYESERLATPKARFLGVTMSDVFGDDVPLAEIYLTPEESKMGNPEKMRKEKKERFLKALKELGYKGKLNKEPFMTAEERKNFIIRAKEQDLERAVELVGDKVYRAFAGEQLKTSRSGKKSVKRSPGYQWFQDPKWIKEIGLFFLTHSKLEIEAMASKGLKFLAEEYLPRKIETGDWLD; translated from the coding sequence ATGACCAATGAAGCCTTTCAAGACAAGGCGGACTTAAGGGCTAGACAGGAATCAATGAAGGTCATAAGGGAAATATTCGCAAAGCTCGTTGAGCAAATCAAGAGAGGCGAGGAACCCTCACTTGTAATAAAGAAGAGAACCCTCTCAAATACAATTTATGATGCGAGAAGAAAACTCTTGCTTCTCGGGAACCAGAAGCTAGTCAGAAGACTTTTTGATGAGTCAGAGGCCAGAACTTTCATGCAGACCGTTCTGATGGCCAAGATAATCTACGAATCTCTCAAGAACAACGAGTACCCCACAATAAGAGATCTCTATTATAGGGGGAAACACACCCTTCCATACGTTTCCCCTAGAGATAAGTTCAAGAATACTTGGGAAGAGCAAAAAGAAAGCGATGCAGTTCTGAGAGACGTAGAGGTGCTTACTAACAAGCTCAGAGAAGAGATGCTTATTCTGAGCAAGGAAAAGGGAAAAGTTGTAGGAGACATGAGACTCAGGAGCGGTAACGATACAATCGATCTTAGCAAGATGGGGCACGGTGCATATGCCATAGAATCGACACCTGATCTAATTGATTTTGTTGATTTAAATGCGGAATATGTTCTGGTAGTGGAGAAGGATGCAGTGTTTCAGCAGCTTCACAGATATGGTTTCTGGAAAAAGAACAAGGTAATTCTAGTTACTAGCGCGGGGCAGCCTGACAGAGCAACCAGAAGGTTTGTGAGGAGACTAAACGAGGAACTGAAGCTTCCTGTATACATTCTGGCTGACTCTGATCCTTATGGATTCTACATATATAGCGTCTTCAAAATAGGCTCAATAACTCTAAGCTATGAAAGTGAGAGACTGGCTACACCAAAGGCCAGATTTCTTGGGGTAACAATGAGCGATGTCTTCGGAGATGATGTGCCACTTGCCGAAATCTATCTAACCCCAGAGGAGTCTAAAATGGGAAACCCAGAGAAGATGAGGAAGGAGAAAAAGGAAAGGTTTTTGAAAGCCTTGAAGGAGCTCGGATATAAGGGAAAGCTGAATAAGGAGCCATTTATGACAGCAGAGGAGAGGAAGAACTTCATAATTAGAGCTAAAGAGCAGGATCTAGAGAGAGCAGTGGAGCTAGTTGGAGACAAGGTATACCGAGCATTCGCTGGTGAGCAGCTGAAAACATCAAGAAGTGGAAAGAAAAGTGTAAAGAGATCACCAGGCTATCAGTGGTTCCAAGATCCCAAATGGATCAAGGAAATAGGGCTGTTCTTCCTTACTCATAGCAAGCTCGAGATCGAGGCAATGGCAAGCAAAGGGCTAAAGTTTCTTGCTGAGGAATATCTTCCAAGAAAAATAGAGACTGGTGACTGGCTGGATTAA
- a CDS encoding DUF711 family protein: MKIRALTLHISVPQGIKESELEKLLSDKTNLLLNSAEKLEAETGIEVWSARISLHSMQDNLIDEAIATLKKYPNVRAMIYERKVSEMDIDLLKKVTKEGMYAAIKVEHHGELEKLARAIERVSEENPEHATRFAAELSGESLETAYFPLSLHGGGKEDKFTLALLYPNDAMLIPEEIAKSLEIVLEKFYEKISLFLKEGLLGTKISGIDYSLSPWMEESVAKLIQEKGKCRLERAGCLGEVWEVNRVLQGIARKRMGIGFNEVMLPLSEDDELKSLVSQGKLGIRDFLLYSSVCVAGLDMIPLSTSSRELREILQAAYAIARTKQRPYGVRLILVKNADGKVRLGGFGDVPVLVKY; encoded by the coding sequence TTGAAAATAAGGGCATTAACACTGCATATAAGCGTACCACAGGGGATCAAGGAAAGTGAGCTTGAAAAGCTCCTTTCAGATAAGACGAATCTGCTTCTCAATTCAGCTGAAAAATTGGAGGCTGAAACAGGAATTGAGGTCTGGTCAGCGAGAATTTCCCTTCATTCAATGCAAGACAATCTAATAGATGAGGCAATAGCTACTTTGAAAAAATATCCGAATGTTAGAGCCATGATTTACGAGAGGAAAGTTTCTGAGATGGACATAGATCTCTTGAAGAAAGTTACCAAGGAAGGTATGTATGCTGCTATAAAAGTAGAGCATCATGGAGAGCTGGAGAAGCTTGCTAGGGCCATTGAGAGAGTTTCCGAAGAAAATCCTGAGCACGCTACAAGATTTGCTGCAGAATTGAGCGGCGAAAGCCTTGAGACTGCTTATTTTCCTCTTTCTCTTCATGGTGGTGGAAAAGAGGATAAGTTCACTCTGGCGCTTCTCTATCCAAATGATGCCATGCTTATTCCCGAGGAGATAGCCAAGTCTCTTGAAATTGTGCTAGAGAAGTTCTACGAGAAGATTTCTTTGTTTCTGAAGGAAGGTCTCCTGGGGACAAAAATTTCAGGCATTGACTACTCCCTCAGCCCTTGGATGGAGGAAAGCGTAGCAAAGCTTATTCAGGAGAAGGGGAAATGCAGATTGGAAAGGGCTGGATGTCTTGGTGAAGTATGGGAAGTGAACAGGGTCCTTCAAGGAATTGCGAGAAAAAGGATGGGGATTGGGTTCAATGAAGTTATGCTGCCATTATCCGAAGACGATGAGCTTAAAAGCTTAGTTAGCCAGGGAAAGCTGGGTATTAGAGACTTCCTGCTTTACTCATCAGTTTGCGTGGCTGGATTGGATATGATTCCTCTCAGTACAAGCTCCAGAGAATTGCGGGAGATACTTCAGGCAGCTTATGCGATTGCAAGAACAAAACAGAGACCATACGGTGTAAGGCTCATATTGGTGAAAAATGCTGATGGGAAAGTTCGCTTAGGGGGGTTCGGAGATGTGCCAGTGCTAGTGAAGTATTAG
- a CDS encoding class II SORL domain-containing protein, giving the protein MKKFGDLIYSPEQAAGEAISKVETHTPKIEAPEKVKANEPFEIKLFVGPHPNQVAHSIRYIKVYFEEEGRAFNPVHIATTYLEPEYAEPKITLTVKLKKSGVIYAIEYCNLHGLWEAKKEIKVE; this is encoded by the coding sequence ATGAAAAAGTTTGGGGATTTGATTTATTCACCTGAGCAAGCAGCCGGAGAGGCGATAAGCAAAGTAGAGACGCATACTCCGAAAATCGAGGCTCCAGAAAAGGTTAAGGCCAACGAGCCATTTGAAATTAAATTGTTCGTGGGTCCACATCCTAACCAAGTAGCCCACTCAATACGCTACATAAAGGTATACTTCGAGGAGGAGGGCAGAGCTTTCAATCCGGTTCACATTGCAACAACTTATCTTGAGCCTGAATACGCTGAACCAAAAATAACTCTCACTGTGAAGCTTAAGAAAAGCGGAGTGATTTATGCCATAGAGTACTGCAACCTGCATGGCCTCTGGGAAGCGAAGAAGGAAATAAAGGTGGAGTGA
- a CDS encoding DUF998 domain-containing protein, producing the protein MKLSTGLLKYFGILSFIIAFTGIGISISLNPWFNVWENALSDLGRIGIENSFIFNYTLIASSIFASIYSVYILKLLPNRIGCIGAGIYLVGTFSLAAIGLFPEGTKPHMFVSLEFFIIMTFSLFIFGISLMRSGKKLHGLALIAIFAASIGGSIAISWPSVALLELFNIFCYFSGFILLFFSEKK; encoded by the coding sequence ATGAAACTGTCAACAGGTTTACTTAAGTACTTTGGAATTTTGTCCTTCATAATAGCCTTCACTGGAATAGGAATTTCCATTTCTCTAAATCCTTGGTTCAATGTATGGGAAAATGCTCTTAGCGATTTAGGTAGAATAGGGATAGAAAATTCGTTCATATTCAACTATACGTTAATTGCATCATCGATTTTTGCCTCCATTTATTCAGTATATATCCTAAAGCTCTTGCCCAATAGAATTGGTTGCATTGGAGCAGGAATATATCTGGTTGGGACCTTTTCTCTTGCGGCTATAGGACTTTTTCCCGAGGGAACAAAACCGCATATGTTCGTCTCACTCGAGTTCTTCATCATCATGACGTTTTCCCTATTCATTTTTGGGATTTCGCTAATGCGATCAGGAAAGAAACTACATGGATTAGCCTTAATAGCTATATTTGCAGCAAGCATAGGAGGTTCTATAGCAATCTCGTGGCCGTCTGTGGCTCTTCTCGAATTATTCAATATATTCTGCTATTTTTCCGGCTTCATACTTCTATTTTTCAGTGAAAAGAAATAA
- a CDS encoding carbon monoxide dehydrogenase subunit G: MQIKNTLLINASRAKVAEFFNDPAKVVECVPGIQSYDIKGTNFKAKVKFKVGAISGTFNIEGYIKEQKPQEEYEVFLKGGSIGNSFEAKASVILADQDQGKTKLDYTADAKLGGMLAALGKVVENVAADIVRQLFECAEKRVSA; this comes from the coding sequence ATGCAAATAAAAAACACACTTCTGATAAACGCAAGTAGGGCAAAAGTAGCTGAGTTCTTCAACGATCCCGCGAAGGTTGTTGAATGTGTTCCTGGCATTCAAAGCTATGACATAAAAGGAACAAACTTCAAGGCAAAAGTGAAGTTCAAGGTTGGGGCTATCTCCGGGACTTTCAACATAGAAGGATACATAAAAGAGCAGAAGCCTCAGGAAGAATATGAGGTATTTCTCAAGGGTGGAAGCATAGGAAACTCTTTTGAAGCAAAAGCGAGCGTTATCCTTGCAGATCAAGATCAGGGTAAAACAAAGCTCGATTACACAGCTGATGCGAAACTGGGAGGCATGCTTGCTGCTCTAGGAAAGGTCGTTGAGAATGTTGCAGCCGATATCGTAAGGCAGCTATTTGAGTGTGCCGAGAAGAGGGTAAGCGCCTAA
- the psmA gene encoding archaeal proteasome endopeptidase complex subunit alpha — MAFSPAMMGYDRALTVFSPDGRLYQVQYAFEAVKQGWSTVGIRVKQGVVLAAEKAITKSLVDVASIEKVSTIDSHIGVSFAGFGGDGRILIEYARQLAVGHRLTYGEPIPIEYLTKQISDLKQAYTQHGGVRPFGVSLLIGGVDSSGPQLFKTDPAGQYFGYYATSIGRGESTIEEKLEKSYKQDMSLEDAILLSIRVLKESSDQELKAINFDIGVIEAERKEYRKLTIDEIESLLKRL; from the coding sequence ATGGCATTCTCCCCTGCTATGATGGGATATGACAGAGCATTAACCGTGTTTTCACCAGATGGAAGGCTCTATCAAGTTCAGTATGCGTTTGAAGCTGTAAAACAGGGATGGAGCACAGTAGGAATAAGAGTAAAACAGGGCGTAGTACTAGCTGCAGAGAAGGCTATTACCAAGTCACTAGTAGATGTTGCAAGTATTGAGAAGGTAAGCACTATAGATTCTCATATAGGTGTATCATTCGCTGGCTTTGGAGGAGATGGAAGAATACTTATAGAGTATGCGAGGCAACTAGCGGTGGGGCACAGACTGACATATGGAGAGCCAATTCCAATAGAGTATCTTACCAAGCAGATAAGCGACCTAAAGCAAGCATACACACAGCACGGAGGAGTTAGGCCGTTCGGTGTTTCATTGCTCATAGGAGGTGTTGACTCCTCAGGTCCCCAGTTATTCAAGACTGATCCTGCTGGACAATACTTCGGGTACTACGCTACATCCATAGGAAGGGGCGAATCTACAATTGAGGAGAAACTGGAAAAGAGCTACAAGCAGGACATGAGCCTCGAGGATGCTATACTTCTTTCAATAAGAGTCCTGAAGGAATCCAGCGACCAGGAGCTCAAGGCAATTAACTTCGATATTGGCGTGATAGAAGCGGAGCGGAAGGAATACAGGAAGCTGACAATAGATGAGATTGAATCACTTCTGAAGAGGCTCTAG
- a CDS encoding adenosylcobalamin-dependent ribonucleoside-diphosphate reductase has product MKQEIIEPKNGDSPVDVKITVVKRDGRKEELNVEKIRASIRKATNGISQIIEEEKEQILEQILRDVGLRGNEVPTWQISDLVEKNMISLMIENPAWEEAAKRYVLGRIYNHVFGKGKWSSFKEEDLRLSFNALKVLEARYLVKNHETLRYAETPSMMFYRVASFIASVENDQEKKNYYTKKFYEIISELRFMPNSPTLMNAGTRNGVLSACYVIPVRDSLTTEKGDGIMDSLRAQALIQQQGGGTGFDFSELRPEGDIVKSTQGIASGPLSFMRLFDTTTEVIKQGGKRRGANMGVLHVFHPDIRKFIKAKTGELKDVVLQNFNISVGIYDKFMEAVEKDGMWPLINPRRTWLRNTEELDSRFYATRLMRYSISEEWVQEEIYEELEENDWSIALTSSSIITWEEALAIAENENAIVGWVRARELFEEIVNGAWDSGDPGMLFIDTINRRHPTWYLGKINSTNPCGEEPLLDWENCNLGSINLTKYVVEGESGLTIDWNRLGEDVRIAVRFLDNVIDANKHPLPQITEANRKTRKIGLGVMGWAHMLGMLGIPYDSVDAVYLGYKISEWIAYNAYLESIYLAKEKGPFPSFDPRKYRPIWRDAIKIEDLLEKANIKVQKKVSMDLPKPDWSLIDRLYEENGLRNATVTSIAPTGTISIIGGTSSSIEPLFALAFMRIVSVGTFMEIDKVFMKELDRRGKGSRELIEKIAETGSIQEIDGIDPALKEVFKTAHDIDPIWHLLHQAAWQAWVDAGTSKTINLRESEPSETVSKIFKLAWKLGIKGVTVYRDKSKSIQVLNKGVTKKGSMQSDEAIKKKLEEFREVKQTAKRLRIGKKEMLAAEEDYAGGCPTCEA; this is encoded by the coding sequence ATGAAACAGGAAATTATTGAGCCAAAAAATGGCGATAGTCCTGTCGATGTGAAGATAACAGTAGTGAAGCGGGATGGAAGGAAGGAGGAACTTAATGTGGAGAAGATCAGAGCATCAATTAGAAAGGCCACAAACGGGATATCTCAAATAATTGAAGAAGAGAAAGAGCAGATATTAGAGCAGATTCTAAGAGATGTAGGACTAAGAGGAAACGAAGTACCGACATGGCAGATCTCTGATCTTGTGGAAAAAAACATGATATCTCTGATGATTGAAAATCCAGCTTGGGAAGAAGCAGCTAAGCGCTATGTTCTGGGCAGGATTTACAATCATGTATTTGGAAAGGGCAAATGGAGCTCCTTCAAGGAAGAGGACCTCAGGCTCTCCTTCAATGCCCTCAAGGTCCTTGAAGCTAGGTATTTGGTAAAGAATCACGAAACTCTCAGATATGCTGAAACACCTTCCATGATGTTCTATCGTGTAGCAAGCTTCATAGCATCAGTTGAAAATGACCAAGAAAAAAAGAATTATTATACAAAAAAGTTTTATGAAATAATTTCTGAACTTCGATTCATGCCAAACTCACCAACTCTCATGAATGCTGGCACCAGAAACGGTGTCCTCAGTGCATGCTATGTTATTCCAGTCAGAGATTCCCTTACAACTGAAAAGGGAGACGGCATAATGGATTCCTTGAGAGCCCAGGCTCTCATACAGCAACAGGGAGGAGGAACTGGATTTGACTTCTCAGAGCTCAGACCGGAGGGAGATATAGTCAAGTCAACACAAGGTATAGCGAGTGGTCCTCTCAGCTTCATGAGACTTTTTGATACAACTACAGAGGTGATAAAGCAAGGAGGAAAGAGAAGAGGAGCAAATATGGGGGTTCTCCATGTATTCCATCCAGATATTAGAAAGTTCATAAAGGCGAAAACGGGAGAACTGAAGGACGTGGTGCTCCAGAACTTCAACATAAGCGTTGGAATCTATGACAAGTTCATGGAAGCAGTAGAGAAGGATGGGATGTGGCCTCTCATTAATCCAAGAAGGACTTGGCTGAGGAATACTGAAGAGCTGGACAGCAGGTTCTACGCTACAAGGCTGATGAGATATAGCATAAGCGAGGAATGGGTTCAGGAAGAGATTTACGAGGAGCTTGAGGAAAATGACTGGTCCATTGCTCTCACAAGCTCCTCTATAATAACATGGGAGGAAGCTCTCGCGATAGCCGAGAATGAAAATGCCATAGTTGGATGGGTTAGAGCCAGAGAGCTATTCGAGGAAATTGTGAACGGTGCGTGGGATAGCGGAGATCCTGGCATGCTTTTCATCGACACAATAAATAGGAGGCATCCCACATGGTACCTAGGAAAGATAAATTCAACAAATCCGTGCGGAGAGGAACCACTTCTTGATTGGGAGAACTGCAATCTGGGCAGCATAAATCTAACAAAGTACGTAGTAGAGGGAGAAAGCGGCCTAACTATTGATTGGAATAGGCTTGGGGAAGATGTAAGGATCGCTGTGAGATTCCTTGATAATGTGATAGATGCAAACAAGCATCCACTTCCTCAAATAACAGAGGCCAATAGGAAAACAAGAAAGATAGGACTTGGTGTAATGGGATGGGCCCACATGTTGGGAATGCTGGGAATTCCCTACGATTCAGTTGATGCTGTTTATCTTGGATACAAGATTTCGGAGTGGATAGCCTACAACGCATATTTGGAGAGCATATATTTGGCAAAGGAGAAAGGCCCATTCCCCTCATTCGATCCAAGGAAATACAGACCTATATGGAGAGATGCCATAAAAATTGAGGATCTGCTCGAGAAAGCAAACATAAAAGTTCAGAAAAAGGTGTCTATGGATCTTCCTAAGCCGGACTGGTCATTGATCGATAGGCTGTACGAGGAGAATGGACTTAGAAATGCTACAGTTACCAGTATTGCTCCTACTGGGACAATTAGCATAATAGGAGGAACAAGTAGCAGCATTGAGCCTCTGTTCGCTCTTGCATTTATGAGAATTGTATCTGTAGGAACTTTCATGGAGATTGATAAAGTGTTCATGAAGGAACTCGACAGAAGAGGGAAAGGATCGAGAGAGCTCATAGAGAAAATTGCAGAAACGGGATCCATTCAGGAAATAGATGGTATTGATCCCGCTCTTAAAGAAGTTTTCAAAACAGCTCACGATATCGATCCCATATGGCATTTGCTACATCAAGCAGCTTGGCAGGCATGGGTTGATGCTGGGACGAGCAAGACAATAAACCTGAGGGAGAGCGAGCCAAGCGAGACGGTGAGCAAAATCTTCAAGCTAGCATGGAAGCTTGGAATAAAGGGAGTCACTGTTTACAGAGACAAGAGCAAAAGCATACAGGTTCTCAACAAAGGGGTAACCAAAAAAGGCAGCATGCAGAGCGATGAAGCAATAAAGAAAAAATTGGAGGAGTTCAGAGAGGTTAAACAAACGGCGAAAAGGCTCAGAATTGGAAAGAAGGAGATGTTGGCTGCTGAAGAGGATTATGCAGGAGGATGTCCTACATGTGAAGCGTGA